From a region of the Vicia villosa cultivar HV-30 ecotype Madison, WI unplaced genomic scaffold, Vvil1.0 ctg.000045F_1_1_1, whole genome shotgun sequence genome:
- the LOC131622899 gene encoding probable 2-oxoglutarate-dependent dioxygenase AOP1 has translation MGTESKSQTIPIIDFSDQTMKPGTDTWLSASNVVRTSLENFGCFVANYDRVGKELCNSVVLQIEELFSLPLETKVQKTSNTDRPFHGYIGQVPWLPLYESLAIIDPLTMLGCQKSAQIMWSQGNDRFCEIMNEYSKLLGELDHIAKRMVFESYGVDMKICESLIESSNYLIRVMKYRRPDIDENDLGLQPHSDLTIVSVVHQLNNLNGLEIKMKNGDWVGVDASPSSFVVMAGDAFKVWSNGRIRSCEHRVIMNAKKTRYSTGLFSFGGKMMEIPEEFVNEEHPLRYKPTFDHYDYLRFYEKEKINETSSRIEAYFGIDLKPNTI, from the exons ATGGGAACAGAATCAAAGTCTCAAACAATCCCTATTATTGACTTCTCCGACCAAACCATGAAACCTGGTACAGACACATGGCTCTCAGCTTCCAACGTTGTAAGGACTTCACTAGAAAACTTTGGTTGTTTTGTAGCAAACTACGATAGAGTCGGGAAAGAGCTTTGCAACTCTGTTGTTTTACAAATAGAAGAACTATTCTCACTCCCTTTAGAAACAAAAGTGCAAAAAACTAGTAACACTGACAGGCCTTTCCATGGATACATAGGACAAGTCCCATGGCTTCCATTATATGAATCTTTAGCCATCATAGATCCATTAACTATGCTTGGATGTCAAAAATCCGCGCAAATCATGTGGTCTCAAGGAAATGATCGTTTCTGTGAAATCATGAATGAGTATTCTAAGCTATTGGGAGAGTTAGACCATATAGCTAAGAGAATGGTGTTTGAGAGCTATGGCGTGGATATGAAGATATGCGAATCTTTGATAGAGTCAAGCAATTATCTGATTCGAGTCATGAAATACAGAAGACCTGATATCGATGAAAATGATTTGGGACTTCAACCTCACTcggatttaaccattgtatcggTGGTACATCAGTTGAATAATCTGAATGGTTTGGAAATCAAGATGAAGAATGGAGATTGGGTTGGGGTTGATGCTTCACCCTCCTCCTTTGTTGTCATGGCTGGTGACGCATTCAAG GTGTGGAGTAATGGGAGGATTCGTTCATGTGAACATAGAGTTATAATGAATGCAAAGAAAACAAGATACTCAACTGGACTATTTTCTTTTGGTGGTAAGATGATGGAGATACCAGAAGAGTTTGTGAATGAGGAACATCCATTGCGTTATAAACCAACATTCGATCATTATGACTACCTTCGTTTCTATGAGaaagaaaaaattaatgaaaCTAGTTCAAGGATTGAAGCgtattttggaattgatttgaagcCTAATACAATATGA
- the LOC131622930 gene encoding UDP-sulfoquinovose synthase, chloroplastic-like produces the protein MAQLLSSSCSLAFSSTNKPYNQTPASFSNSNRLGCDYSRTRFRRLFSQQKPSKRFAVVNAATVSTGQETPVQTSSGEPSKPKRVMVIGGDGYCGWATALHLSNKGYDVAIVDNLVRRLFDHQLGLDSLTPISSIQDRIQRWKSLTGKSIELYVGDICEFEFLSETFRSYEPDAVVHFGEQRSAPFSMIDRSRAVYTQQNNVVGTLNVLFAIKEYKEDCHLVKLGTMGEYGTPNIDIEEGYITITHNGRTDTLPYPKQASSFYHLSKVHDSHNIAFTCKAWGIRATDLNQGVVYGVKTDETAMHEELCNRFDYDAIFGTALNRFCVQAAVGHPLTVYGKGGQTRAFLDIRDTVQCVELAIANPANPGEFRVFNQFTEQFKVSELANIVTKAGEKLGLDVKTISVPNPRVELEEHYYNCKNTKLVDLGLRPHFLSDSLIDSLLNFAVQYKDRVDTKQIMPGVSWRKVGVKTKTI, from the exons ATGGCTCAATTGCTATCATCTTCTTGCTCCTTGGCTTTCTCTTCTACTAATAAACCTTATAACCAAACCCCAGCATCATTTTCTAATTCTAACAGACTTGGTTGTGATTATTCCAGAACTCGATTTAGACGTCTTTTCTCGCAACAGAAGCCAAGTAAACGTTTTGCAGTTGTAAATGCCGCTACTGTTTCAACCGGTCAGGAAACCCCGGTTCAAACTAGTTCCGGGGAGCCTTCTAAACCGAAGCGAGTCATGGTCATTGGTGGAGATGGATACTGTGGTTGGGCGACTGCTCTCCATCTTTCTAACAAAGGTTACGATGTTGCCATTGTCGATAACCTTGTTCGACGCCTTTTCGATCAccagcttggtttggattctttGACGCCGATTTCCTCCATTCAGGATCGTATTCAGCGTTGGAAATCGCTCACCGGGAAAAGTATTGAGCTATATGTTGGTGATATATGTGAGTTTGAGTTCTTATCTGAAACGTTCCGGTCGTATGAGCCTGATGCTGTTGTACATTTCGGGGAACAGCGGTCTGCTCCTTTTTCTATGATAGATCGGTCGAGAGCGGTGTATACACAGCAAAACAATGTTGTTGGGACACTGAATGTGCTTTTTGCTATAAAAGAGTATAAAGAGGATTGTCATCTGGTTAAGCTTGGGACAATGGGTGAATACGGGACTCCAAATATTGATATTGAGGAAGGTTATATTACCATTACTCACAATGGGAGAACTGACACTTTGCCGTATCCGAAGCAAGCTAGCTCGTTCTATCATTTAAGCAAGGTGCATGATTCACATAACATAGCTTTCACTTGTAAAGCTTGGGGGATTCGGGCGACTGATCTGAATCAAGGAGTAGTATACGGAGTAAAAACCGATGAGACTGCAATGCATGAAGAGCTGTGTAATAGGTTTGATTATGATGCGATATTTGGAACTGCGTTGAATCGGTTTTGTGTTCAGGCTGCTGTTGGTCATCCACTCACTGTTTATGGTAAAGGAGGCCAG ACTAGGGCCTTCCTTGACATAAGAGATACAGTCCAATGTGTTGAGCTTGCAATTGCGAACCCGGCCAACCCAGGAGAATTTAGAGTCTTCAATCAATTTACGGAACAATTTAAAGTTAGTGAACTAGCCAACATTGTTACAAAAGCAGGCGAGAAGCTAGGTCTTGATGTGAAAACCATATCAGTTCCTAACCCAAGAGTGGAGTTAGAAGAGCATTATTACAATTGCAAAAACACTAAACTAGTTGATCTTGGACTAAGACCGCACTTTCTCTCAGATTCCCTCATTGATTCACTTCTTAACTTTGCGGTTCAGTACAAAGACCGCGTTGACACAAAGCAAATTATGCCTGGTGTTTCTTGGAGAAAGGTTGGGGTCAAAACAAAAACTATTTAA
- the LOC131622931 gene encoding calmodulin binding protein PICBP-like has product MINQKAEIESQLLIENRGKLESKKKLKKIRSMKKLQRLSSRGRKPQYDHSLSIISSVGSESSQHQTPIEVTDASPNYMKATSSSHAKDSFQIVQRLVRNKTLTRMSTLKLKRSLTRKLSGKTELKRKLKSSRSIKLAAVKGSKSTTGIDSESINGIDGENRESTSDAGNKLQRVLTRRLSLKPVRISAKKTSCKSKNSLVDSSLHKATCSSAIKDSHFPDRIEPPQEGSSSQGVSVVRVCPYTYCSLHGHRHGDLPPLKRFVSMRRRQLKTQKSVKKDGRSKQIGNARKATQKTKTVHNEDGDSHFQNEKNVARESSPFKPHDTPPSTVNEGDASTKGKNMKPDYEVLQKSFEQDVTTTGVAYGVQERDQKYIKKWHLMYKHAVLSNAGKCENKLPFVGNEKEGREEDNEENNSSRHNCSETDSDMDDEKKNVIELVQKAFDEILLPEVEDLSSDNHLESRGNETDEQLLEKSEGKIEERNTPTFAESPKEMQKIENKSRNWSRLKRVILLKRFVKALEKVRNINSRRPGPLPSDANFEAEKVFLNHQTAEEKIKTEWMLDYALQKVISKLAPAQKQRVALLIEAFETIRPIQEVENGPQSSVTVESQANPIQSLDASSNHSKEEISDGKGFEVTERARTDKNTAAFKKNDESATVESTSTEVVKYPDFDIGALEEEVTTKGKNMEPDYYVPQKNFVQEEPKHGGSITGLPYEVQERDQKYIKKWHLMYKHAVLSNTSKCESKLPFVGNEKEGREEDNEGNNSLCHSCSETDSDMDDEKKNVIELVQKAFDEILLPEAEQISSDDHSKSRSYGSEEVLLEKSEGNVEERNASTFKESPKEAQKMEESKPKSWSHLKKLILLKRFVKALEKVRNINPRRPRQSPSDPDFEAEHVVLNRQTAEERRKSEEWMLDYALQKVISKLAPAQRRRVTLLIEAFETVLPFQDAENRLQSSATVESQENPIESLDASTNHGKEQVNNGRVSLYSAKTLLGKVSCSNDSTMEFSDKASENPMHELCNPFEPVEPEEAPTNRIVDEVPEDLVSDLNTENKSISSESPERYCETKNVIGDNSEQFSLTKSLVLNGLVRSLKSNLVGPEAPSNLLDEPTRDRKDMIEKDQPGTSQAPTSAVVESETQVEKQGNTGLWFMVYKHMVSDITENNPKTLTDGPDENESEYEGSITRGNSVSYESTPVNSPDVHFKDHVVADAEVQAEVELRQIEAIKMVEEAIDFILPDRQPLPDDNTIGDSTERMHSQGLNQKEEKMESGNGIAKQQKEEPVSKEGDKPKQKLSRNWSNLKKFIMLRRFIKALEKVRKFNPRGPRYLPLEPDSEAEKVELRRQDMAERKGTEEWMLDYALRQVVSKLTPVRKRKVELLVEAFETVVPTVKN; this is encoded by the exons ATGATCAATCAAAAAGCTGAAATCGAATCTCAGCTTCTGATTGAAAACAGAGGAAAATTGGAATCCAAGAAGAAACTGAAGAAAATTAGATCAATGAAGAAGCTTCAGAGATTGTCAAGCAGAGGGAGAAAACCACAGTATGATCATAGCCTCTCAATTATTTCATCTGTTGGCTCAGAAAGTTCACAGCATCAAACCCCAATTGAAGTCACAGATGCATCACCCAATTACATGAAAGCCACAAGTAGTTCTCATGCAAAGGATAGTTTTCAG ATTGTGCAAAGACTTGTAAGAAACAAGACTTTAACAAGAATGAGTACCTTGAAACTGAAGAGAAGTTTGACTAGGAAGTTGTCTGGAAAGACTGAATTGAAGAGGAAGCTGAAGTCATCGAGATCAATCAAGCTTGCAGCTGTCAAGGGATCTAAATCGACAACAGGGATAGATTCTGAGTCTATTAATGGAATTGATGGCGAGAATAGGGAAAGTACGAGTGATGCTGGTAATAAGCTTCAGAGAGTCCTTACTAGGAGATTAAGCTTGAAACCAGTGAGGATCTCTGCGAAAAAAACTAGTTGCAAATCGAAGAATTCTTTGGTGGACTCGAGTTTGCATAAAGCTACGTGTTCTTCTGCTATTAAGGATTCTCATTTCCCTGATCGTATTGAACCCCCACAAGAGGGAAGTAGTTCTCAAGGAGTATCGGTTGTTAGGGTTTGTCCTTATACTTACTGCTCTCTTCATGGTCATCGCCACGGTGATTTGCCTCCGTTGAAGCGGTTTGTATCGATGAGGAGACGTCAGTTGAAGACGCAAAAGTCTGTGAAAAAGGATGGGAGATCAAAGCAAATTGGTAATGCAAGGAAAGCCACTCAGAAAACCAAAACTGTTCATAATGAAGATGGCGACTCTCACTTTCAGAATGAGAAAAATGTGGCAAGAGAATCATCGCCTTTTAAGCCTCATGATACTCCGCCATCCACAGTTAATGAAGGTGATGCTTCAACCAAAGGCAAAAATATGAAGCCAGATTATGAAGTGTTGCAGAAGAGTTTTGAACAAGATGTTACTACTACTGGCGTGGCATATGGAGTGCAGGAAAGAGATCAGAAATATATAAAAAAGTGGCATTTGATGTATAAGCATGCAGTATTAAGTAATGCAGGTAAATGTGAAAATAAGCTTCCCTTTGTTGGGAATGAAAAAGAAGGTAGGGAGGAAGATAATGAAGAAAACAACTCTTCTCGTCACAATTGTAGTGAAACAGATTCAGATATGGATGATGAAAAGAAGAATGTAATTGAGCTGGTGCAAAAAGCATTTGATGAAATCCTTCTCCCTGAAGTTGAAGACCTTTCCTCTGACAATCATTTAGAATCTAGAGGCAATGAAACTGACGAGCAACTCTTAGAAAAGAGTGAAGGTAAGATTGAAGAAAGGAATACCCCAACTTTTGCAGAATCTCCTAAAGAAATGCAGAAGATAGAGAACAAATCAAGAAACTGGAGCCGTCTGAAAAGGGTAATCCTCTTGAAAAGGTTTGTAAAGGCATTAGAGAAGGTAAGAAACATCAATTCAAGAAGACCAGGTCCATTGCCTTCAGATGCCAACTTCGAAGCGGAAAAAGTTTTCCTTAACCACCAAACAGCAGAGGAGAAGATAAAAACGGAGTGGATGCTTGACTATGCACTTCAAAAGGTTATTTCTAAACTCGCACCTGCTCAAAAACAAAGAGTGGCACTTCTAATAGAAGCTTTTGAAACGATTCGGCCAATTCAAGAGGTGGAAAATGGACCACAGTCTTCTGTGACGGTGGAGTCTCAGGCGAATCCAATTCAATCACTTGATGCTTCCTCAAATCATAGCAAGGAAGAAATAAGCGACGGAAAGGGTTTTGAGGTAACAGAAAGAGCAAGGACAGACAAGAATACGGctgcatttaaaaaaaatgatgaaagtgCTACTGTGGAATCAACATCAACAGAAGTAGTCAAGTATCCGGATTTCGATATTGGGGCATTGGAGGAAGAAGTAACAACCAAAGGCAAAAATATGGAACCGGATTACTATGTGCCGCAGAAGAATTTTGTGCAGGAAGAGCCTAAACATGGTGGTAGTATTACTGGTCTTCCATATGAAGTGCAGGAAAGAGATCAGAAATATATAAAAAAGTGGCATTTGATGTATAAGCATGCAGTATTAAGTAACACAAGTAAATGTGAAAGTAAGCTTCCCTTTGTTGGAAATGAAAAAGAAGGTAGAGAGGAAGATAATGAAGGAAACAACTCTCTTTGTCATAGTTGTAGTGAAACAGATTCAGATATGGATGATGAAAAGAAGAACGTAATTGAGCTTGTGCAAAAAGCATTTGATGAAATTCTTCTTCCTGAAGCTGAACAAATCTCTTCTGACGATCATTCAAAATCTAGAAGCTATGGCTCTGAAGAAGTACTCTTAGAAAAGAGTGAAGGTAACGTAGAAGAAAGGAATGCCTCAACTTTCAAAGAATCTCCTAAGGAAGCACAGAAGATGGAGGAGAGCAAACCAAAAAGCTGGAGCCATCTGAAAAAGCTAATCCTCTTGAAAAGGTTTGTAAAGGCATTAGAGAAGGTAAGAAACATCAATCCAAGAAGACCAAGACAATCTCCTTCAGATCCCGACTTTGAAGCGGAACATGTTGTTCTTAACCGCCAAACAGCAGAAGAGAGGAGAAAGTCGGAGGAGTGGATGCTTGACTATGCACTTCAAAAGGTTATATCTAAACTCGCACCTGCTCAAAGACGAAGAGTGACACTTTTAATAGAAGCTTTTGAAACGGTTCTGCCATTTCAAGATGCTGAAAATAGACTGCAGTCTTCTGCGACAGTGGAGTCTCAGGAAAATCCAATTGAATCACTCGATGCTTCCACAAATCATGGCAAGGAACAAGTAAACAATGGAAGGGTTTCTCTTTACTCTGCTAAGACATTGCTTGGAAAAGTTTCATGTTCTAATGACAGTACTATGGAATTTTCCGATAAAGCTAGTGAAAATCCAATGCATGAACTTTGCAATCCTTTTGAACCAGTGGAACCAGAGGAGGCTCCAACCAATCGAATAGTTGATGAAGTTCCAGAAGATTTGGTTTCAGATTTGAATACAGAAAACAAAAGTATCAGTTCTGAGTCGCCTGAGAGATACTGTGAAACTAAGAATGTCATCGGTGATAATAGTGAACAATTTTCTTTGACTAAAAGCTTAGTCCTAAATGGTCTTGTGAGATCACTGAAATCTAATTTGGTTGGCCCAGAAGCACCGTCAAACCTATTAGATGAACCAACAAGAGACAGAAAAGATATGATTGAAAAAGATCAGCCGGGAACATCCCAAGCTCCTACAAGTGCTGTTGTAGAATCTGAGACTCAGGTAGAGAAACAAGGCAACACAGGGCTATGGTTCATGGTGTATAAGCACATGGTATCAGATATAACTGAAAACAATCCCAAGACATTAACTGATGGGCCAGATGAGAACGAGTCAGAGTATGAAGGTAGCATAACAAGAGGAAATTCTGTCTCTTATGAAAGTACACCTGTAAATAGTCCAGATGTGCACTTCAAAGATCATGTTGTAGCAGATGCCGAAGTTCAAGCCGAAGTTGAACTTCGACAGATTGAAGCCATCAAGATGGTAGAAGAGGCAATTGATTTCATCCTTCCAGACAGACAGCCACTTCCTGACGATAACACAATTGGCGACAGTACTGAAAGAATGCATAGTCAAGGCTTGAaccaaaaagaagaaaagatggaATCTGGGAATGGAATAGCCAAGCAACAAAAAGAAGAACCGGTATCAAAGGAGGGAGACAAACCAAAACAGAAATTGTCTAGGAACTGGAGCaatcttaaaaaatttataatgcttagaagattcatcaaggcaTTGGAAAAAGTAAGGAAATTTAACCCAAGAGGGCCTAGATATCTACCATTAGAACCTGATTCAGAAGCTGAAAAAGTTGAATTGAGGCGTCAAGATATGGCAGAaagaaaaggcacagaagaatgGATGCTTGATTATGCACTTAGACAGGTTGTGTCCAAATTAACTCCAGTTAGGAAGAGAAAAGTGGAGCTGTTAGTCGAAGCTTTCGAGACAGTCGTGCCAACTGTAAAAAATTGA
- the LOC131622932 gene encoding triacylglycerol lipase SDP1-like yields the protein MDHISNEARVDRFPIGPSDILGKTIAFKVLFCKSMSHLMHQILQLLLQFLYRFKGLLKLKPFLSWFHPRNPQGILAMMTIVAILLKRYTNVKVRAEMAYRRKFWRNMMRSALTYDEWAHGAKMLDKLTPKMNEADLYDVELVGNKLQELRHRRHEGSLRDIMFCMRADLVRNLGNMCNPELHKGRLQVPRLIKEYLDEVTTQLRMVCDSDSEELSLEEKVAFMHETRHAFGRTALLLSGGASLGAFHVGVVKTLVKHKLLPRIVAGSSVGSIMCAIAATRSWPELQSFFEDSLHSLQFFDQMGGIFAVVKRVATRGAVHEIRQLQMLLRHLTNNLTFQEAYDMTGRVLGITVCSPRKHEPPRCLNYLTSPHVVIWSAVTASCAFPGLFEAQELMAKNRSGDIVPYHPPFNLGPEEGSTPSRRWRDGSLEIDLPMMQLKELFNVNHFIVSQANPHIAPLLRLKEVVRTYGGNFAAKLAHLVVMEVKHRCNQVLELGFPLGGLAKLFAQEWEGDVTIVMPATLAQYSKIIQNPSYGELQKAANQGRRCSWEKLSAIKANCEIELALDESVAILNHMRKLKRIAERASASASHSLSSTVRFSGSRRIPSWNCMARENSTGSLEDLTDAASSLHQGIGSDSENVDSISWTRSGGPLMRTASANMFVDFLQNLEGVVDTELNRGAVAHSSSRDFQYHNIRLTGPDRNSESEQKEIDNRVVNGSSLLITEGDILQTEKIHNGIVLNVVKKEALAPSNRCHDFGNYNNEVVECDQIDCSGKEMDTGSSDSDYENDKSIPALSIDQNIVDS from the exons ATGGATCATATTAGTAATGAAGCTAGGGTTGACCGTTTTCCAATTGGTCCATCAGACATTCTTGGCAAAACAATTGCTTTCAAGGTTCTATTCTGCAAATCCATGTCCCATTTAATGCATCAAATACTTCAACTATTGTTACAGTTCTTGTATAGGTTTAAAGGGTTGTTGAAATTGAAACCCTTTTTGTCATGGTTCCATCCAAGGAACCCACAAGGGATATTGGCAATGATGACCATAGTTGCTATACTGTTGAAACGTTACACAAATGTGAAGGTGAGAGCTGAGATGGCTTATAGGAGGAAGTTTTGGAGGAATATGATGAGGAGTGCTTTGACTTATGATGAATGGGCTCATGGAGCTAAGATGCTTGATAAATTGACACCAAAGATGAATGAGGCTGATCTTTATGATGTTGAGTTGGTTGGGAATAAGCTTCAGGAGCTTCGGCATCGGCGGCACGAGGGGTCGCTTAGGGATATTATGTTTTGTATGCGGGCGGATCTTGTTAGGAATTTAGGGAATATGTGTAACCCGGAGTTGCATAAGGGTAGGCTTCAAGTTCCTAGGTTGATCAAGGAGTATCTTGATGAGGTTACGACGCAGTTGAGAATGGTTTGTGATTCGGATTCGGAGGAGTTGTCGTTGGAGGAAAAGGTTGCTTTTATGCATGAGACTAGACATGCTTTTGGGAGGACGGCTTTGTTGTTGAGTGGTGGTGCTTCACTTGGAGCTTTTCATGTTGGGGTTGTTAAGACATTGGTGAAGCATAAGCTCTTGCCTAGGATAGTTGCTGGTTCGAGTGTTGGATCGATTATGTGTGCTATTGCTGCAACTAGATCGTGGCCGGAGCTTCAGAGTTTTTTCGAGGATTCCTTGCATTCGTTGCAGTTTTTCGATCAAATGGGTGGGATTTTTGCGGTTGTCAAGAGGGTTGCAACGCGCGGAGCTGTTCATGAGATTAGGCAGTTGCAGATGCTGTTGAGGCATTTAACGAACAACCTTACGTTTCAAGAAGCTTATGATATGACGGGGAGAGTTCTTGGAATTACGGTTTGCTCCCCGAGGAAGCATGAACCTCCTAGATGTCTTAACTACTTGACGTCGCCTCATGTTGTTATATGGAGTGCGGTAACTGCTTCTTGCGCCTTCCCCGGCCTTTTTGAAGCTCAAGAATTGATGGCGAAGAATAGAAGTGGAGATATTGTTCCTTATCATCCTCCTTTTAATCTAGGCCCCGAAGAAGGCTCCACACCATCACGCCGGTGGAGGGATGGTAGCTTAGAGATTGATTTACCTATGATGCAGTTGAAAGAGCTATTCAATGTCAATCATTTCATAGTCAGTCAAGCCAACCCTCACATTGCACCATTGTTGAGATTGAAAGAGGTTGTAAGAACTTATGGAGGCAATTTTGCTGCCAAG CTTGCTCATCTTGTGGTGATGGAGGTGAAACATAGGTGCAATCAAGTACTGGAACTTGGCTTTCCCTTGGGTGGACTTGCCAAACTATTTGCTCAAGAATGGGAAGGTGATGTCACTATTGTTATGCCTGCTACCCTTGCTCAG TACTCAAAAATTATACAGAACCCCTCTTATGGAGAGCTTCAAAAAGCAGCCAACCAAGGGAGAAGATGTAGCTGGGAGAAGCTTTCAGCCATAAAAGCAAATTGTGAAATTGAGCTTGCTCTTGATGAATCTGTGGCTATTCTCAATCATATGAGAAAACTAAAAAGAATTGCCGAGAGAGCGTCTGCTTCTGCGTCTCACAGTTTGTCAAGTACTGTCAGATTCAGTGGCTCAAGAAGAATTCCTTCATGGAATTGCATGGCACGGGAGAATTCGACAGGTTCTCTTGAAGACCTTACAGATGCTGCTTCCTCATTGCATCAAGGCATCGGCAGTGACTCTGAAAATGTTGATTCGATTTCTTGGACCAGATCTGGTGGTCCTTTGATGAGAACCGCTTCGGCAAATATGTTCGTCGACTTTCTCCAAAACTTAGAGGGTGTTGTTGATACTGAACTAAATAGAGGTGCGGTGGCTCATTCTAGTTCTCGTGATTTTCAGTATCATAATATCAGACTCACAGGACCAGATAGGAACTCAGAATCTGAGCAGAAGGAAATTGATAACAGGGTTGTCAACGGATCTAGCTTACTGATAACGGAAGGTGATATTTTGCAGACTGAAAAGATTCATAATGGGATTGTGTTGAATGTTGTCAAGAAAGAAGCCTTAGCACCTTCAAATAGGTGTCATGATTTTGGAAATTACAACAATGAAGTTGTTGAATGTGACCAAATTGATTGTTCAGGGAAGGAAATGGATACTGGTAGCTCTGATTCTGACTATGAAAATGATAAATCCATACCAGCTTTGAGCATAGATCAAAACATTGTAGATAGTTAG